Genomic DNA from Gopherus evgoodei ecotype Sinaloan lineage unplaced genomic scaffold, rGopEvg1_v1.p scaffold_113_arrow_ctg1, whole genome shotgun sequence:
tcccttctctttattgatTGTATCGAGAGGAATTATGTGGTCTGAGCAGGCACCAATATGGTTCTTTATGAACAAACATCCAACCAGTCCCCTGGCTCTCAACGAACAAAGTCACTTTGTAAATGTTGCTGCCTGTCTTGGTCTCCTTGCCCAGTGCCCTGCCTCCCTCACCAGCCCCTCTACGATTGCTCCAGGCCTTAGAGTCCATCTGAACCTATCTCCACATAGTGGAGATCAGTAGCGCATGTTGTCTTGGATTAAAGGGTCCAGGATAGAATAGGTGGCCAGTATTTCTCGTCTCGCATGTCATCAGTGCTGGAGCAGGATGATGAACTGATCCTTCACTTGATGAACACCCTGAGTATCCTCGCACaaaggtgtttgcttttcacgCTGTACACAAGGGGATTAATCAAGGGATGGACAAGCAGGGAAATGTAGCCCAGGagaatctgaagcaagggagaagagCCCTCCCCGAATCTGTGTAACAGAGACAAGCCAATCATTGGTGTGTAGAAGAGAAGGACGGCGCAGAGGTGGGACACGCAGGTGTTCAGGGCCCTGAGACCCTCCTCCTGGGAcgtgatgctcagcactgttttgaggatcatcacataagagaggaagatgagcagcGAGTCCAACCCCTCGGTCAAGAGAGTAATACACAAGCCATAGATGCTGTTTATTCTGATATCTGAACAAGCCATCTTCATGACATCCTGGTTTATGCAGTAgcaatgggagaggacattggaTCGACAATATTGGAACTGTTGAAGGAGAATAGGGAATGGGAGCATTACAGTCACTCCTCTGAGaacacacaccagtcccatcttaCCTATTCTAGGCAGGGTTAAGATGGAAGCATATCTCAGTGGGTCATGGATAGCGATGAAacggtcaaaggccatcaacaacAGCACAGAGGATTCAATGCATTCAAACAAGTGGATGAAGAACATTTGGGCAAAACAGGCATCGTGGCTGATCTCCCTAGAGTTAAACAAAAATATACCTAGTGTTGTCGATATGGTGGATATTGataagccaaggtctgtgacagccaacatggaaaggaaaatgtacatgggctcatggaggcttgggtctgtttttataatgaagagaatgactgaatttcctactattgaAATAACATACACTAAGCAGAAGAGGACAGAGATCCAGAGATTGACGTCTTCTTGCCCAGGTATCCCGATGAGAAGGAACACTGCACAGTTGAAGTTCGTGttattgacagctgacataatggACTGGACAGATCCGAGTAGTTCTGAACTTTCCTTCCTAAAAGGAAAAATAACAGGAGACTAGATGACATCAGTGCCAGTCGAGAGACTCCAAGGAGCTCAAGAAAGATCAGCAAAAACATAGTCTTAGATTTACATGGCAGATAGGCATTGCCAGAGTGGATCAGACCCATATTCCATGCAGCCTAGTATCCAGTGGCCAGTTTTAGATCTTTCAGAGGAAGTGGAAGACACCCTGCAGTAGAAGGCTTTGAAATAATCTGCACCCACAAATGTTGCGGTGCAAGTCAGGAAAGTTTAGATCTGATGGAAGAGTTTTTGAAACAATCCTCTCTACTCTAATTGTATTTTCAGGTTATCTGTATAAACGTCCAGTACCTCGTTGAACTAAACTCTTGGCCCCATTGATGTCTTGTGGCTGAGAGTTCCACAATCTATTTCAGCGCTGTGTGATTTTACAGCTGTGACTTTCCCACAGACACTTTCTGGCCCTCCACCTCTTAATGTGATCCATTGTGTTATGAGATGCGTGTAAACACCTGGCAAATGCATGCGAAAAACTGTGATTGTATTTATCTGTCCTGCACTGAAGCTATTTATAAACGTGTTCCATTGTCtcattatatataatttttaaatttctctacTCCTGATAGTCCAAATTAAGCCACTGCCTATTTGTAGTACATAGGATACATTCTTTGGCACAAATTCTTAATTCAATAACATTATCTTGAATGGCATCACCCCAGATATAAATGTATAAATTCAATCAGAACCGGACTCTTTTAACTTTCCCTTATCAACTGCTCCTGGTGATACACTCTGACCCTCAAAAATCCCTCCAAGAGGAACTGAAGTGCTTTGCCTGGTCTATTATTGAGTGAATCCAGAGAGTTCAATCAtactacagcaggggttggcaacctttcagaagtggtgtgctgagtcttcatttattcactgtaatttaaggtttcacgtgctagtaatgcattttaatatttttagaaggtctctttctagaagtctataatatgtaactaaactattgttgtatgtaaagtaaataaggtttttcaaatgtttaagaagcttcattaaaaattaaattaaaatgcagatctcctcagacaggtggccaggacccgggcagtgtgagtgccactgaaaatcagcttgagtgccaCCTTCAACACCCGTGCCataggctgccgacccctgtcctacaGCCTTCTCTTCATCCTCACACAACCTTGCTGAGGGCTCTAGAATCTCTCTGCTGTAGATATCCCTTAGAGTTCCCGGGCTATCGGCATCTCTTCTCACTCTCTGATCTCTCCCCATGCCATAGTCTGTAGATATTTGGCAAGTGAGAAGATGACACAGACAGTTACTTCAGTTGGGTGGATGTGAGGATAATGACACATATGGATAAATAGTGAAAACACTAGGTTTGCACTATTATCCGTAAGTAAGGAAGTAACTTGAGTGTGCAAGTTACTTCAGCCATTCTCATGTAAGCATTAGTGGGTTCAAATTATATACAACCACTATtacactcccctttcctgcactCAGCTCTACTCTCCTGAAACACAGACCAGCGGTTCTGTTCTCTCATGTCTTTTTGGAAAGTCTTGCACATTTATTGCAAAGGGATTTTGTTCATGACCCTGAATGTAGGTGTTAGAAACAGCTTCTGGTCAGTTACGAGGTGGCAGAATCATATAACTCTTTGCTGAACAAAGGGTTAATAACACAAAGCCATTGCAAACAGTATGTGGATCACTTCTGAAACACTTTCTAAAGCAAAAGGAATTAAGGAGTAAAGGTACCACTGCTCCTTCCTGGAAATATTCCAACAATTTTCCTGCTGGTTTTTGATATACAGGAGTGTCACGAAAGTTTGGTTTGTAATAATATTACAATTAAAAGTTTTGTCATAACATTTACATATCTGTATTTTAGTAAACACACGTCCACCATTTCTCTCCCCTCTGATCTgctttcagagatgatttctcaggttACAGTGGGACTTAAAATGTAGCATCCGTCACCTGGATTTCTTCAGAACCTGAGAAGATTGAATGTCTCAGCCCTCATTCAGTCACTTGTCGGCAAACAAAAGTATGGTAGTCCCTCTGTCCCTGAGTTAACAGCTGACTGGTTCTTctcaggttctgttctgtcagtctgCAGCCTGTATGCAGAGTGGTAACAGGCATTGGGATTAATATAGAAAATTTTCATTCCCTGAGCTGTCAGTCTCTGGCGTAAGTAGTACCCTCAACACCTGTTATTCAGGCACAAAGAGGTAGCAGGAAGtggatttcaaagtcaaatgcaTGGAGTATTCACGGAAATGTAACTTTATTTCACACAGGAAAGTCATCTATTGCTTTCTCACTCTCGTTCTCTGACTATCTCTGTCCTGTATTCCTAAAATACGTAGCACCCTAAAGCGGTATTGGGACAGATATGAAGCTGAGATGCCATAATGTATGTATAGATTAAACCAAGTTTTTGGGATGTTTGCTTATAGCTATATTGGGTTAACTATTGCGATGTTTGTCTTATGGCTCTATTGGGTGAAACCAGTATGGCTCTTCTGAATTTAATATCATGCTGCTGGAAAACAAGAAGGCTGGGAAGGAACTGCTGAAGAAACTTCAGGGAGGATGAGAGACAACACCAGAGCTACAAGCTGAGAAGAACCTATTTCCATGCTCTAGCCACATCATCCAATTTGTTTTGCCAGTTCTAGGAGTCTGTCCAGAGGTGGGACAGCTGTTACTGAGAAATTCTTCAGGCTGACaggcacagacaccgctggggAAGTCTGAAGGCCCCTGGCCTGTCTGAGTCCCCGTTAGAGTGGCAGAGTTTGGAGTCAGATGGGTTCAGACTGATTTTTGAAAACCCTCTTATTCTCCCATGTTACGCTTTATTCCTACAGTTCACATTAAACAGCACTTTGGCTCCAGAAGGCTGGCTGGTCACTCATCTCATCACTGCTCACAGCCTCCCACAGGGAAGAACCACAGGTGCCGAACCCACCCAGACCTAAAGGGTAAGCACAGTCAAGCTGCAGTGTGCTGTGGGGCCTATCTGAGGGTGGGAGCATCATGGGATGTCATCCCATGAGAGGGAAGGGTACAAGGCCTGACATGTGGCACTCGGAGAGCAGAGAGCGAGAAGAGATGCCGGAAGCCCCAGGAACTCTAAGGGACATCTACAGGACAGAGATTCTAGAGCCCTCAGCCAGAAAGGAAATAGAGATATGCCGCTTCGGATCTTTTACTGCAGAGAAAATCAGCTCTGAATTCCTGCATTCACAATTAACAAGGAGAATAAaatctttgaaaatgcatttgctgGTTAAATTTCGAGGAGCAAATAAACCTGAGGGTATTGGGGAACAAGTCACTGATATTTTGTGCAGTTTCCTCtggctcagcccctggcaggatcaggacagagcacacagcacctCTAGAACTGAGATCCCTTGAGAAATCCTGACTCAGGGCTTTGGGGTTTAAACGCTCTGagctcattttgaatttcagatttctgtgtagcttgaacaACTCACTGAGGACAATGGGTAGATGTAGGAGAGGAGTTCTCAAGCTACCTAGTGCTGCCTGTCCTCCAGCCTTTGTCACTGAGACACTCTGACAGCCCAGCTGAATCCTCTGCTACTGCACAGAATATCCACAAACAGCTCACAGCCTTTCCCCTTCACTGCACATTTCAAAGATAATCAAACCTTTCAATTTACCTAATTCCTGCTTAAAGGGGAGTCACTGACACCAGAGGTCTTCACCCAAAAGGACAAGGAGTCATGGAGGAAGTTGCATTggcagcaggcagtatctgttcagatAAGTGGGCAGCCGTATTTATGAAGCACGTTtgcacattcccttgggggccacttggccatcagggaaaCTCAGCTGCTTGGCTTCTCGAGCATTAGCACTAACCCCCGTCACagtcaatggcaaactgcaggaggCCAAATCACAGGGGATGCCTGGTGATACTTCCCACCGGGACTGCAGTGCCAGCCCTGCTAGAGAATCTATTTCTGGAATACAGGCTTGTCATCACTGTTTGTATAGTTCTGATTTGTCACATAGATACCATGGGGTTGGCTGAGTAGTAACAATGATGCTATCACAACTGTGCTCTTGCTGAAATgagataaaataaattataattaaataataaaataataagaataataatatagGACCAGATTTGTCTCTAGCAGCCCCCTTTCCCACATTACAAAACATGGtgcaggccagggaagggagatTCCACAAGGATCCCTACGTGGAAATATCCCTCAGATCATTCCAATAGGGAAAAGTCCCTTCCCTTCTTCCTGAGGAATGAAAAGGGACCCAGGATCCAGGGAATCCCAAAGTTATGCACAGATCTCAATGATCCACTGCTATCTAGGCCCACCCACAATCTCTGTGCCTCCACAACTGCTCTAGGAACCTCTTGTCagtgttccctccccactctgaactctgggtacaGACGTGGGAATCTGCACGAAAGACCCCCTAAACTtaattctaccagcttaggttaaaaacttccccaaggcacaaatcctttccttgtccttggatggtactgttgccaccaccaagtgatatagacaaaaggaccacttggagttcctatttccccaaaatatccccccaagcccttcaccctctttcctggggaggcttgagaataatataacAAGCAATTGCCCTTAATAAATGTACATACCAGACCCTatatttttaggacactaaaatcattcaggttcttaaaaagaagaattttagtttaaagaaaaagtaaaagaagcaactctgtaaaatcagggtggaagataactttacagggtaaataaaaagatctaAAACACAGAGTAATACCCTGTAGGTATAGCTTCAAAGTTACACAAAAAACCAGGAATAAAACTCCATCTTAGAATAGGAAAAATTTAcaggctaaaacaaaagataacctaacccatttccttgcctttgcttacaatttctttaattttagatgtatcatttcaagGTATCTTTTCAAGAGATGGTttacttgcttggtctctctctgtctgagagggaacaagcaaaaagagcacaaacaaaacctcctccccacccgagatttgaaagtatcctcttttcccattggtccttctggtcaggtgccaactaggttaattgaactgattaactcCGTAtaggtaagtgattctgtacctgtggccagaagggattttatattactgaatacataaaggttgttactctTCCCTTTCTATTTATGACACACATCACAAATCACAGACAGTGCTGGACAGCCTGTTCCACATTGGTTGTGATTTCTTTCTGGAGCTCTGGGAGACAACAGAGTTAATTAGACACATGCACCTTTAGATATATTACTGATTATATAAAAAACTAACAATATTtcccacatttcaaggacaattttaatcagttgattctgggaaactttcatgggagagtgcatcagccactttgttagaagctcctgaaatgtgttctatttcaaaatcaaaattttggagagctaagctccactgaagaagttttttgttatttttcttgaTGGTATGAAGCCACTTCAGGGTAGCATGGTTGGTTTGCAGATGGAAATGCCATCCCTAAATGTACTGGCGTAGCATTTAcagagcatacacaatggcataacaTTCCTTTTCGCTAATTGACCAGTggttttccctctcagacagtgtTTTGCTATGAAATacaacaggatggaattcttgatccagtccttcctgcattaaaactgctcccacaccatgcCCGGATGcatttgtggttactaggaaaggtttgtcaaagtctggggcccttaggaCAGGATCAGACATGAATGTCACTTTAAGCTGCTTAAAGGCCTTTTAACACTCTTCAGTCCACtaaactgcatttggctgtttctttctggtcaggtctgtcagttGGGTGGAGATTTTGCTGTAGCTcagtacaaatcgcctgtaatacccggccaagcctaagaaggattgaacctgtttatttgactttgggacaggccacttttggataaccTCCACTTTGGCctgatagttccttgacccaaCTGGTGTCCACGATGAGTCACTCTGTTTAACACTTTTCAGCCTTAAGAGTTTGTCCTGCCTCCCTTATGCACTCGAATCAGAAAATGTGGCCACATTCTCAAGACAGGTGACTGCAAATTCTCTCAATCCCGCTAGGAGACTATGTACACgtttctggaaggtggtgggtgcatttcacagcatgggtgatgaaggctgacctttccttggcagattTATctagcggcacttgccagtaccccttggttaagtctaaagtagagatgaattgggcacgtcccagtttctccaatGGCTCCTCTGTGCGTGGTAGTGGATAGCTGCCTGGGCGAGTCACagcatgtttatcataccaggacttttgctcttcctgagcatcatTTAGGTTTTCTCTATCTAGGGCTAAAGAGtcttggagggtgttttgtaggttgcttaccaagtctagaatgttagttcctggtgaaggcgtaaacccctccctttgctgcttcaccagctgtaatggccccttaaccttgcagccatacacaagttcaaatggtgagaaccctaaactgtgACATGGTACAACCCTGTAGGCAAAGAACAacagctgcaacactaggtctcaaTCACTGGAGTGCTCAttgatgaatttatgtatcatggcccccaaagttcaatTAAACTTCTCCATCAGCCCAtttgtttaaggtggcaaggggtggcaaccaagtgcaagaaaatagcagatgaaattcagtgtagataaatgcaaagtaatgcactttggaaaacataatcctaattaTACCTGAGAGATGATGTTTCCAGATTAGccgtcaccactcaagaaagagatcttggagtcagtgttgataaagaaaactaaccccAGGCCCAAAAGCCAGGTCTTGATGCTGCCAAAAATTAAATCAAGACAATAGGCCTCAATTAATACTAACATAGAAAAGGTAGTAAAATAATCAATCACTAATTCGCCTGAGGCTTACTCTCTGATTTAATACACTACCCTATCATAATACTttaaggggttaaactgacataaagtcccttaaataacccatccatcactgccgAAATAGACTAACAACTGCTAGGTCATTGTAGTTTATTAAGTAGCTTATGTACGCATAAAAATAACCCCTGATAACTTGGCCAAAGgaacaaacatgtatttttggacccaagttcctcaaaattttgttttggaacacagctgctgaaaccgcaAATAGGTGGacaccaggtgtcaaagtcctgacaaacACAAAAACCCGTAAAAAGGGGAAGTTACAAAGAGcaagcttgcaaattagctcataaccgatatatttttagcagatggttaaaAGATGTCATTGtgttaaccaaatatggtatcttCGGATGTATGAGTTCATATGGTAATGTGCGGTTTTTGgctatataaacccaggtatcactgctgtaaggtagagcgacttccccttGCTAGGGAActttgtcgtctctccctgcatatatgcttgtattctctgattaatcaataaaggagcctcaggctgtctgatcaactcaactgggtggtggtcattttccacgacagtgtggatagttctctggaaacatccacacaaagtgcagcagcagtcaataaaaagctaatagaatgtttgGAACCATGGATGGCAGATATAATTGGCAAGGGCAGGCTATGTCTCCCCTGGCACAGCTGTGGTCACCGGCCACCAGTTGTGGGGTTTGCCtggggaagtttttccttattaTTTGCCATACATTTTCAAGTGTGGCTGAGGAGTCAGTATGTGGTACTcatcttcctgggttcatcaggaACTCCCTGGAGTCCATGTAGATTATTGATGAATTCAGGAAGCTTAATAACACAGACAACTGTCACAGATTGTCATCCCAGGAGTGTAGTCTGGGAGCCACAGGAACCGATGTGCCCCTTAACCCTCCAGCTGGGCAGGCCAATCTTACACTGCTTTTGTGGTAACACAGCCAGCCTGTGCTATCTCTGTTACACCCAGCATGACAGCAAGTGATGCCACACACCCATTTGAGCtgcctgagtgctttacctaagccactccaAGACAGGTAGGAGAGAACAGCCAATTTCCAAGCTCTCCTGCCTTGCACCCTTGCTGGAATataacccaaaattataccacctTGCACTGCAGAGGATTCTGTATCTTGTAAGCTCATTAACTAAAGTCACTTTCCCCACTGATGTGGGAAAGATACGCAACAGCATTTGTAACAGAGCTGGGATATTTGTCAGGGAGGTGCTGGTAAAGATAAagcataaaacaaatttattaactacaaaaacatggattttaagtgtttataagtgatagcctgggaccatcatttCCAGGAGGCCAGTATTTCTTACTCAGGTGTTTTGAGGTGATCTCTTGTGTAGGGAGTGAGTCCAAGAAATGATGTCACTCCAACCAGTTTGTCACCTTGATTGAGGATACAAGCAGTCCACAAAATTTtaatacacaggctagaaatccctttagcctgggtccaagACTTCTCCCCTTTTAATCTTTGTTACTCAGGTGTatccaggagttctcttgtgtggggagtgaggccaaggGAGGacgtcactccctgccttatattgTTTTTCCATATAAGAGAAAGCCTTTGTGTCAAGCCAAGTTCCCAgcccagtctgtggaaaaatatgtgtaccaaaatggagttcagtgtcacgTGGTCTGGTCCTAATATATATATAACGTCAGgtaccaaaatgatacatgcacacacataggATAATGATATTCAGGAAATCATAACTTTTTGATACCTCACAAGCCATATATTGTACCAGATGCTTCGTAATTATGTCATAATTATACCACTATGATGAATATGGATTCAGCATCATAACTTCCTCTGTTGACACCTGAATGTGTAACAGTTCCTCATATATGtcaactaaaaagaatggctcagttttgggaatcttcctcacatcctctgcagcgaAGACCAGTTCAAAGgcttcatttaacctctctgtaacAGCCTAATCTTCCTTGACAGCTCCTTTATCACCTCATAGTCCAATGGTTCCAATGATTGTTTTACAGTCTTACTGCTTCTCACATACTtccaaaaaaaattgctattttttgtttcatttgctagttgcttttcaaatcATTTGAACTCATTATGCAGTATCACGAAGCCTCATTCAACAATTATTAGTCACTCCCccaaaaaccatgagattggTTTAGAAGTAATGAGATACATTAATGtggggtttatttttatttgcctttggtTTACGAGCCTTTGGAGTCAGCTGCTTTAGATTTTTTAAAGGGATGtcaagtgataaaaaaaaaaattgtgatttaatcatgcaattaaaaataattgtgattaatcacacagtTAATTGCatgg
This window encodes:
- the LOC115639742 gene encoding olfactory receptor 51G2-like, translated to MSAVNNTNFNCAVFLLIGIPGQEDVNLWISVLFCLVYVISIVGNSVILFIIKTDPSLHEPMYIFLSMLAVTDLGLSISTISTTLGIFLFNSREISHDACFAQMFFIHLFECIESSVLLLMAFDRFIAIHDPLRYASILTLPRIGKMGLVCVLRGVTVMLPFPILLQQFQYCRSNVLSHCYCINQDVMKMACSDIRINSIYGLCITLLTEGLDSLLIFLSYVMILKTVLSITSQEEGLRALNTCVSHLCAVLLFYTPMIGLSLLHRFGEGSSPLLQILLGYISLLVHPLINPLVYSVKSKHLCARILRVFIK